Part of the Imperialibacter roseus genome, TGGTTGGTAAGTGTTAGCATATAACCTCCCGTTAAAATGATAGGAAAATTTTGGTACACAGTCTTTAAGTCTGTGCCCCTGTCAAAGACATTGTTGACGAGGTGTGGCATTGAGAGACCTATATAATACTTCTCATCTGTAAAAAAAGCTCCTAGTCCAAAATTGGGGCGCATTTGTCTGATATCTTCCTGAAATACCGGATCAGATGATTGGAACTGATTTAGCTGGCTGTAATTGGCTCTGTAGGAAATCAGCCCAGCCTGGGCTCCCATAGACAGGTATTTTCTGTCGCCGAACTTTATCCTGTAAGCGTAAGCAAGGTGTGCGCCCGTTTGACTGATTACACCAAATTTGTCGTGAATGAAGAGCGCTCCCAGGGCGACGTTTTTGTTAAACAACGGAGCGTGCCCTGAAAAAGTCTGGGTATTGGGGGCGCCTTCCAGCCCAACATTTTGAAACCGGGAAATGACCGTGGCGCTAAGCACTTCATGGCTGCCTGCATAAGCAGGGTTAATGGCCAATCCATTGAACATATATTGTGCATAGGAGGCCGCCTGCTGCGCTTGCAAT contains:
- a CDS encoding PorP/SprF family type IX secretion system membrane protein, whose product is MRKVIYILGSLLWSSGSLQAQQAASYAQYMFNGLAINPAYAGSHEVLSATVISRFQNVGLEGAPNTQTFSGHAPLFNKNVALGALFIHDKFGVISQTGAHLAYAYRIKFGDRKYLSMGAQAGLISYRANYSQLNQFQSSDPVFQEDIRQMRPNFGLGAFFTDEKYYIGLSMPHLVNNVFDRGTDLKTVYQNFPIILTGGYMLTLTNQIKFKPNFLFKMLDQRPIELDVNANFLLDEILWAGLSYKVGNALDLIVQVQVTDQLSVGYSYAITTSPIRSVELGSHEMLLNYRFKYRKYGVITPRYF